A region from the Kineothrix sp. IPX-CK genome encodes:
- a CDS encoding M56 family metallopeptidase, with the protein MIKLVMVTALCVHWFNPFVWLMYVIANRDIELSCDEAVVRIFGENVRLAYALTLIELEERRNRFAPLVNNFSKNAIEERIQAIMLYKKASILTSCIVFILIISSVAVFATSAQVSELRPFNQEKSKVTLSNNNQSFIFENVELSYYDNGHPYLHDVKTNNTDKIITGIQYGMLSYDESGGPLKLQWNFLDSSSESTYEYLVKEELDILPQQTYNVKGGWSLYDSEKMDWSEIENAHPNKVAYALYQIKEITFEDGSVWNNSEYSNWLETYKGKTVEVSVLESFYPSEYKIMQ; encoded by the coding sequence ATGATAAAGTTAGTAATGGTGACAGCTCTGTGCGTTCACTGGTTCAATCCCTTTGTGTGGCTAATGTATGTAATAGCAAATCGAGATATAGAATTATCCTGTGATGAAGCTGTTGTAAGGATATTCGGAGAAAATGTAAGATTGGCCTATGCCCTGACATTGATCGAGCTGGAAGAGAGAAGAAACCGTTTTGCGCCCCTCGTAAACAATTTCAGTAAGAATGCTATTGAAGAAAGGATCCAAGCGATTATGCTATACAAAAAAGCTTCAATATTAACAAGCTGCATAGTCTTTATACTGATTATTAGTTCGGTCGCTGTCTTTGCAACATCAGCACAAGTAAGCGAACTTAGACCATTCAACCAGGAGAAATCCAAAGTTACATTATCAAATAACAACCAATCCTTTATTTTTGAGAACGTAGAGTTATCTTATTATGATAATGGTCATCCATATTTGCATGATGTTAAAACAAACAATACTGATAAGATAATAACTGGGATCCAGTATGGGATGTTGAGTTATGACGAGTCTGGCGGGCCGTTAAAATTACAATGGAATTTCCTTGATTCTTCATCTGAAAGTACCTATGAGTATTTGGTAAAAGAGGAACTGGATATTTTGCCGCAACAGACTTATAATGTCAAAGGTGGTTGGTCTTTGTATGACAGCGAAAAAATGGATTGGTCTGAGATAGAAAATGCCCATCCAAACAAAGTAGCATATGCACTGTATCAGATAAAAGAAATTACATTTGAGGACGGAAGCGTATGGAATAATTCGGAATATAGCAATTGGCTGGAAACATATAAAGGAAAGACTGTGGAAGTTTCGGTGTTGGAAAGCTTTTACCCGAGCGAATATAAAATTATGCAATAG